Within Deinococcus detaillensis, the genomic segment GCCTTCCGGGTCTTTATCGAGGATGCACACGTCTTTGCCCTGCGCGGCCAGGAGCGCCGCCGTGTAGATCGCACTGACCGTTTTGCCGACGCCGCCCTTGCGCGAAAGTACTGAAATCCGTTCTGTCATAAAGAAAGCTTACTTGAAAGAAAGATAGAAAGAAAGTCGTTTTGAAAGACTGAAAGCCGCTATCAAAGTGCCGGATCGGGGCAGCACAGTGGGAACGATGACGAGCAGCGTATTTGCCGCCTTTTATTTCAGACGCATGTTGAGGCGGAGATTGTCGGCACTGCTCAAGCTGTACATCACGTCTCCACCGGGAAGGATGCTGTCACCGTCCCCCGGTGAAGTTCAGATATCAGCTGCGTCCACTTCAGTCAGTCAATGGGATTTTGGTCGTTATGTTCAACAAAAACGAACCATAGGGACTGATTGCTGCCACACGAGTGGAGAGAGGCTGGTTAGCGCTGTATCCGAGAAACCAGAGGTCGAACGCTCAGGCTGTTGGCCTACGGAACTGCCACTCCGCTTGAGAGACAATAAAGCCATGTCGGTTCTGTCTGCATCTAACTTAATCCCTCAGTCTGTCCAGCTCGTTTGGTTTAAGAAAGACCTACGAATCAACGACCACGCCCCGCTGGTGCAAGCCGCCGCACGCGGGCCGGTAGTGCCGCTGTACATCTACGAGCCGGAGCAACTGGCCCATGAGGAATTCGGCGGCCACCACTTGACCTATCTCAATACCTGTTTGCACGAACTCGGTGAGCGGCTGCGCGAACTCGGCACGCCGCTCATCGTGCGGGTGGGTGAGACAATCAGCGTGCTGGAAGCGCTGCGGGAGGAAGTCGGCATCGGCGGCCTGTGGGCGCACGAGGAAACCGGCAACGCTGTGAGCTACGCCCGTGACCGGCGGGTGCGGGCTTGGGCGCGGGAGCGGGGCATTGCCTTTCATGAGTTGCCACAAAACGGTGTGGTGCGCCGGATGAAGAGCCGCGACGGCTGGGCTGACACTTGGGAAGAGCGCTTGGGGTCGCACCCGCTGCCGCCGCCCGCCACACTCAGCGGCACTGCCCTGTTCTCACAGAGCCTGCGAACCCACGCGGAGCTTGGTGTAGCGCCTGGCCAGCAAATTGTCATTCCCGGCGGCGAGCAGGCCGCCCGCGATACGCTCAGTAGCTTCCTGACGGTGCGCGGCGTCAACTACATGCGTGAGATGAGCAGTCCCCTGAGCGCCGAAACTGCTTGCTCACGGCTGAGCGCTCCGCTGGCCTTCGGCACCTTGTCGCTCAGGGAAGCGCTGCACGCTACCCGGCAGCGCTTGGCCGCCGTCAGCGGAGACACGGCAGCCGATCCACGCTGGGTCAGGTCACTCAGGAGCTACGAGAGCCGCCTGCACTGGCATTGTCACTTTATGCAGCGGCTGGAATCCGAGCCGGAGATGGAATTTCAAAATCTCAATCGGGCCTTTGACGGCTTACGCGAACAGGATTGGAACCCTGAATTTTTTGAGCGCTGGTCACATGGCCAGACGGGATTTCCACTGATCGATGCCTGCATGCGGATGCTGAAGGCCACTGGCTGGCTCAACTTCCGGATGCGGGCCATGCTGGTGAGTTTCGCCTCGCAGCACCTGTGGCTGCACTGGCGACCCACTGGAGTGTTTCTGGCACGGCAGTGGCTGGACAACGAACCCGGCATCCATTGGTCACAGATGCAAATGCAGAGCGCGGTGGTCGGCATCAACCGCGTCCGCATCTACTCGCCCACCCGTCAAGCCAAGCAGCAAGATCCAGCGGGTGAGTTCATCCGCCGCTGGGTGCCAGAGTTGCGGGACGCGCCCAGTGATTTCATTCACTCCCCTTGGGAGTGGAGCGGGTCGAGCCGCCTGAACTACCCGGCTCCCATCGTGGACGAAGGCAAAGCGGCGCGGGCCGCCAAAGC encodes:
- a CDS encoding uracil-DNA glycosylase; this encodes MSVLSASNLIPQSVQLVWFKKDLRINDHAPLVQAAARGPVVPLYIYEPEQLAHEEFGGHHLTYLNTCLHELGERLRELGTPLIVRVGETISVLEALREEVGIGGLWAHEETGNAVSYARDRRVRAWARERGIAFHELPQNGVVRRMKSRDGWADTWEERLGSHPLPPPATLSGTALFSQSLRTHAELGVAPGQQIVIPGGEQAARDTLSSFLTVRGVNYMREMSSPLSAETACSRLSAPLAFGTLSLREALHATRQRLAAVSGDTAADPRWVRSLRSYESRLHWHCHFMQRLESEPEMEFQNLNRAFDGLREQDWNPEFFERWSHGQTGFPLIDACMRMLKATGWLNFRMRAMLVSFASQHLWLHWRPTGVFLARQWLDNEPGIHWSQMQMQSAVVGINRVRIYSPTRQAKQQDPAGEFIRRWVPELRDAPSDFIHSPWEWSGSSRLNYPAPIVDEGKAARAAKAKIMAARAQTDFEPESRRVYALHGSRKKAVIRAERVAKGLPPKPVKVTAKPPKPMLVSAAQPALFGGAQTGGKPIQIAGLPDSWREALAAEFAAPYFHALKDFLVRERAEHPIYPPAPDVFSALRLTPLEDVKVLILGQDPYHGHGQAQGLSFSVPPGVRVPPSLQNIYKELHDDLGIQPHRNGDLTAWAVQGVLLLNAVLTVRAGQPNSHANQGWEPLTDAVIRAVNARPQRVVFVLWGAYARKKAKLITGPQHVILQSAHPSPYSAERFFGTRPFSKVNAALEEAGCGPVAWPL